In the Tissierellales bacterium genome, CGGGAGGTTAAAAGATGAAAAAGTATCTTATAACGGTAAATGGTAACCAGTATGAAGTGGAAGTAGATGAGATAGACAGTGGTGAAACAGTATCACAAAGACCAGTTGAAAGTAAACCTGTACCAAAAGTTATAGAAGAAAAACCAAAAGCAGAAAAACCAGCAGAAAAGAAAGTAGCACCTGAAGGAACAGAAACTATAGATGCACCAATGCCTGGAAATATACTAAAAGTAGATGTAAATGAAGGGGATAGTGTTACAGCTGGACAAGTACTAATTATACTAGAAGCTATGAAAATGGAAAATGAGATAGTAGCTCCAAGGGATGGAAAGATAACTAGTATATTAGTTAACGAAGGTGCTTCTGTAGATGGAGGAGAAAATTTACTTACAATTGAATAGTGACTACGGAAGAAAGGAAGGTAGAATAGATGCTATTAGATATTTTAAAAGAGTTTC is a window encoding:
- a CDS encoding biotin/lipoyl-containing protein, with protein sequence MKKYLITVNGNQYEVEVDEIDSGETVSQRPVESKPVPKVIEEKPKAEKPAEKKVAPEGTETIDAPMPGNILKVDVNEGDSVTAGQVLIILEAMKMENEIVAPRDGKITSILVNEGASVDGGENLLTIE